A stretch of Myxococcota bacterium DNA encodes these proteins:
- a CDS encoding amidohydrolase family protein encodes MELGAPAVIDVHNHMVCEDVVAFLAREGARLDTRIEIRGEGRFARIGAQAVRPLHARMCDPRARLADMDRLAIDVQAVSCTPFVLYADAPPDLALAVAQVNNDSLAALARQYPSRFAPLASVPLQSPEPAARELERSHALGLRGVEIPARAGALDLDDARLEPFWAAAETLEMPVCVHPFEASPKGALARYALSPLVGNLFDTGLAATLLVMGGVFDRHPRLRVVLYHGGGAFPALLARLQAGYERVPEARSAARRPPSQYLDRFWFDTVTFDLAWLRQLVTRFGAGQLVLGSDYPLPLGPSDPAAEVRALGLDPASEAAILGGNARALLGLPLRTERAA; translated from the coding sequence ATGGAGCTAGGCGCGCCCGCAGTCATCGACGTGCACAACCACATGGTGTGCGAGGACGTGGTCGCGTTCCTTGCGCGCGAGGGAGCGCGGCTCGACACGCGCATCGAGATCCGCGGCGAGGGCCGCTTCGCGCGGATCGGGGCGCAGGCGGTCCGCCCGCTGCACGCGCGCATGTGCGATCCGCGCGCACGACTCGCCGACATGGACCGGCTGGCGATCGACGTGCAGGCCGTGTCGTGCACGCCCTTCGTGCTGTATGCGGACGCGCCGCCTGACCTGGCGCTCGCGGTGGCGCAGGTCAACAACGACTCACTCGCGGCGCTCGCGCGCCAGTACCCCAGCCGCTTCGCACCGCTCGCGTCGGTTCCCCTGCAGTCACCCGAGCCCGCCGCGCGCGAGCTCGAGCGCTCGCACGCGCTGGGTCTGCGCGGCGTCGAGATTCCCGCGCGCGCGGGCGCGCTCGACCTGGACGACGCGCGCCTCGAGCCGTTCTGGGCCGCCGCAGAGACGCTCGAGATGCCGGTCTGCGTGCATCCGTTCGAAGCCTCGCCGAAGGGCGCGCTGGCGCGCTACGCGCTGTCGCCGCTGGTCGGGAACCTGTTCGACACGGGGCTCGCGGCGACGCTCCTGGTCATGGGGGGCGTCTTCGATCGCCACCCGCGGCTGCGCGTCGTGCTCTACCACGGCGGCGGCGCATTCCCGGCGCTCCTCGCGCGTCTGCAGGCCGGCTACGAGCGCGTCCCCGAGGCGCGAAGCGCGGCGCGCAGGCCGCCGTCGCAGTACCTGGACCGCTTCTGGTTCGACACGGTCACTTTCGATCTGGCGTGGCTGCGCCAGCTCGTGACCCGCTTCGGCGCGGGTCAGCTCGTGCTGGGCAGTGACTACCCGCTGCCGCTCGGACCGAGCGATCCCGCCGCCGAGGTGCGCGCGCTCGGCCTCGACCCGGCGAGCGAAGCGGCCATCCTCGGCGGAAACGCGCGGGCGCTGCTCGGCCTGCCGCTGCGCACGGAGCGCGCTGCATGA
- a CDS encoding HEAT repeat domain-containing protein, whose translation MSEALRRELEDPGYTPARRVFGELLPLLAEPDFAQRAERALRSAGLPAALFAAEALTASDPALGPALVRLAGHALRSNDSPALLQALELALRSRDPETRRQAAIALGKCGRAACEDALLDCLTTPDAKLLRSVVEALGKVGGERALARLRTLTPPDKLRPILERACLMLERTTERAAGAAGTIALDVALPEPRSVVLSCRAGLVELLAQEARPLGGRAVSDSEVALDWGGTLRPLLSLRIALDVGLSCSLDAATPAAVLSGLLRPELVGALRAWTLGALRFRLDWVGHGHRRADTW comes from the coding sequence GTGAGCGAAGCGCTTCGCCGCGAGCTCGAAGATCCGGGATACACGCCTGCGCGGCGCGTATTCGGCGAGCTCTTGCCGCTGCTCGCAGAGCCCGACTTCGCGCAGCGCGCCGAGAGAGCGCTGCGCAGCGCGGGCCTTCCCGCGGCGCTGTTTGCCGCCGAGGCGCTGACTGCGAGTGATCCCGCGCTGGGACCCGCGCTGGTGCGACTCGCGGGTCACGCCCTGCGCTCGAACGACTCACCCGCCCTGCTCCAGGCGCTCGAGCTCGCGCTCCGGAGCCGCGACCCGGAGACCCGGCGCCAGGCCGCCATCGCGCTCGGAAAGTGCGGCCGCGCGGCCTGCGAGGACGCCTTGCTCGACTGTCTCACGACGCCCGATGCCAAGCTGCTGCGCTCCGTCGTGGAAGCCCTGGGGAAGGTCGGCGGCGAGCGCGCGCTCGCTCGGCTGCGCACGCTCACTCCGCCCGACAAGCTCAGGCCGATCCTCGAGCGCGCCTGCCTGATGCTGGAGCGCACCACGGAGCGGGCCGCGGGCGCGGCCGGCACGATCGCGCTCGACGTCGCCCTGCCCGAGCCCCGTTCGGTCGTGCTGTCCTGCCGCGCGGGCCTGGTGGAGCTGCTTGCCCAGGAAGCGCGGCCGCTCGGCGGGCGCGCGGTCAGTGACTCCGAGGTCGCGCTCGACTGGGGCGGCACTCTGCGCCCGCTGCTCTCGCTGCGGATCGCGCTCGACGTGGGTCTCTCGTGCAGCCTCGACGCCGCCACCCCCGCTGCCGTGTTGAGCGGGCTCTTGCGCCCGGAGCTGGTCGGCGCCCTGCGCGCCTGGACGCTCGGCGCTCTGCGCTTCCGGCTGGACTGGGTGGGTCACGGACACCGGCGCGCAGACACTTGG
- a CDS encoding type II asparaginase, producing MITATLARALRVILPVLLAVASREAAAQKNIVILATGGTIAGAAATGTQSGYTSGAVTIDAMLAAVPGIDKLAKVKGEQISNVGSQDMSFDIMLKLAKRINELAPKGDVDGFVITHGTDTMEETAYFLNLTVKTDKPVVLVGSMRPSTAVSADGPLNLYNGVAVASDPQAKGRGVMVVMNDEIHAAHSLTKMSTTAVDTFMSPMRGIIGTTHYGKQDYYNTPVWKHTTQSEFDISSVTKLPRVDVVFADADMSADLIDASVAKGAKGIVIAGVGNGNMNKSSVDAAAEAVKKGVTVVRSSRVPTGIVGRNVELDDDKLGFVASHELNPQKSRILLSLALLKQRSAADVQRLFDTY from the coding sequence ATGATCACCGCGACTCTCGCTCGAGCTCTGCGAGTCATTCTTCCTGTCCTGCTGGCGGTCGCTTCGCGGGAAGCGGCGGCGCAGAAGAACATCGTCATCCTGGCCACGGGCGGCACCATCGCCGGCGCGGCCGCGACCGGCACTCAGTCGGGCTACACGTCGGGCGCGGTCACCATCGACGCGATGCTGGCGGCCGTCCCGGGAATCGACAAGTTGGCCAAGGTCAAGGGCGAGCAGATCTCGAACGTCGGCTCGCAGGACATGTCGTTCGACATCATGTTGAAGCTGGCCAAGCGCATCAACGAGCTGGCGCCCAAGGGCGACGTAGACGGCTTCGTGATCACGCACGGCACCGACACCATGGAAGAGACCGCGTACTTCCTGAATCTCACCGTGAAGACCGACAAGCCGGTGGTGCTGGTGGGCTCGATGCGGCCGTCGACGGCCGTGAGCGCCGACGGGCCTCTCAATCTCTACAACGGCGTCGCAGTCGCGAGCGATCCACAGGCCAAGGGTCGGGGCGTGATGGTGGTGATGAACGACGAGATCCACGCGGCTCACTCGCTCACGAAGATGAGCACCACCGCAGTCGACACCTTCATGTCGCCCATGCGCGGCATCATCGGCACCACCCACTATGGGAAGCAGGACTACTACAACACGCCGGTATGGAAGCACACGACGCAGAGCGAGTTCGACATCTCGTCGGTCACCAAGCTGCCGCGCGTCGACGTGGTGTTCGCCGACGCCGACATGTCGGCCGACTTGATCGACGCGTCGGTGGCCAAGGGCGCCAAGGGCATCGTGATCGCGGGCGTGGGCAACGGCAACATGAACAAGAGCTCCGTGGACGCGGCCGCCGAAGCCGTGAAGAAAGGCGTGACGGTCGTGCGCAGCAGCCGCGTTCCCACCGGGATCGTGGGCCGCAACGTCGAGCTCGACGACGACAAGCTTGGCTTCGTGGCGTCGCACGAGCTCAACCCGCAGAAGTCGCGAATCCTGTTGTCGCTCGCGCTGCTCAAGCAGCGCTCGGCAGCGGACGTTCAACGCCTGTTCGACACATACTGA
- a CDS encoding anaerobic C4-dicarboxylate transporter family protein has translation MLWLELASLLVCILVGARVGGIGLGAVSGLGLAVFVFGFGLPPGRPPTQVLGMIIAVITALSVMQAAGGLDYLLEIAEGVLRRNPARITVLAPLVTYALIFVSGTQHVIYALLPIIAEVSRNAGVRPERPLSVSVIAAQQGLTASPVSAVTVALVGALGGSAIGLPEILLVAIPATLVGVAAGILAVFRRGVELEEDPEYQRRVAEGKITVTAAAAKLQGAARRNAIGACLVFATAITIVVLLGLFPGLRRNVGMGGAIMIVMLASAGATFLLFGANAETAVKGGVMKGGLVAFVSILGVSWLGSSFFEGNKSQIIGAMSALVSDRPWLFALCLFTLSILLMSQAATIVTLSPVASAIGLSPALFLAVYPAVNGTFFLPTYGTVLAAVSLDQSGTTRIGRFVLNHSFMRPGLISVLASTLAALALTAVIH, from the coding sequence ATGCTCTGGCTGGAGCTCGCGAGCTTGCTCGTATGCATCCTGGTCGGCGCGCGCGTGGGTGGCATCGGTCTGGGCGCAGTGTCTGGGCTCGGGCTCGCCGTGTTCGTGTTCGGCTTCGGCCTTCCCCCGGGCAGGCCGCCCACCCAGGTGCTGGGCATGATCATCGCGGTGATTACTGCCCTGTCGGTCATGCAAGCTGCCGGCGGGCTGGACTATCTGCTCGAGATCGCCGAGGGCGTGCTGCGCCGGAACCCGGCGCGCATTACGGTGCTCGCGCCGCTCGTGACCTACGCGCTGATCTTCGTCTCGGGCACGCAACACGTGATCTATGCACTGCTGCCCATCATCGCCGAAGTGTCTCGCAATGCGGGTGTTCGGCCGGAGCGGCCGCTGTCGGTGAGTGTAATCGCGGCGCAGCAGGGGCTGACTGCGTCGCCGGTCTCGGCGGTGACGGTCGCGCTGGTCGGCGCGCTCGGCGGCTCGGCGATCGGCCTGCCGGAGATCTTGCTCGTGGCGATCCCGGCGACGTTGGTCGGCGTCGCTGCAGGCATACTCGCCGTGTTCCGGCGCGGCGTCGAGCTCGAAGAGGATCCCGAATACCAGCGGCGCGTGGCCGAGGGCAAGATCACCGTCACGGCCGCTGCCGCCAAGCTACAGGGCGCGGCGCGCCGCAACGCGATCGGCGCGTGTCTCGTATTCGCGACCGCCATCACGATCGTCGTGCTGCTGGGCCTGTTCCCGGGGCTGCGCCGGAACGTGGGCATGGGTGGGGCGATCATGATCGTGATGCTCGCCAGCGCCGGTGCGACCTTCCTTCTCTTCGGCGCGAACGCCGAGACCGCGGTGAAAGGCGGCGTGATGAAGGGAGGGCTGGTCGCGTTCGTGTCCATCCTGGGCGTCTCGTGGCTGGGCTCGTCGTTCTTCGAGGGAAACAAGTCACAGATCATCGGCGCGATGTCGGCGCTCGTGTCGGACCGGCCGTGGCTGTTCGCGCTCTGTCTCTTCACGCTGTCGATCCTGCTCATGAGTCAAGCCGCGACGATCGTGACGCTCTCGCCGGTAGCCAGCGCGATCGGCCTCTCGCCGGCGCTCTTTCTCGCCGTGTATCCGGCGGTGAACGGCACGTTTTTCCTGCCCACCTACGGCACGGTGCTCGCGGCCGTGTCACTCGACCAGAGCGGCACCACGCGCATCGGGCGCTTCGTGCTGAATCACAGCTTCATGCGGCCGGGACTGATCAGCGTTCTCGCGTCGACACTCGCGGCGCTCGCGCTCACGGCCGTGATCCACTGA
- a CDS encoding TetR family transcriptional regulator: protein MKQRQAERRARSERRLLDAATRLIADQGFSKTTLAQIGAKAGYSRGLVNERFGSKDELVRVLADEFQTYFAHDQLEPALADKHGLEALLVTIDTYLDAVVRSGHLGRAYYELLGESIGLVPGIHETFVEADRALRAGVERTVRSAVRAGEMPRETDARAFAVFIVGLLRGVVLQWLLAPSGFDLRAVRAEIRRTLARAFARPNGERHG, encoded by the coding sequence GTGAAGCAGCGTCAGGCCGAACGCCGCGCGCGCTCCGAACGACGTCTCCTCGACGCCGCAACCCGGCTCATCGCGGACCAGGGCTTCAGCAAGACGACGCTCGCGCAGATCGGCGCGAAGGCCGGCTACAGCCGAGGTCTCGTGAACGAGCGCTTCGGCTCCAAGGACGAGCTGGTTCGGGTGCTGGCCGACGAGTTCCAGACCTACTTCGCGCACGATCAGCTCGAGCCCGCCCTCGCGGACAAGCACGGGCTCGAGGCGCTCCTGGTCACGATCGACACCTATCTCGATGCGGTCGTGCGCAGCGGGCACCTCGGGCGGGCGTACTACGAGCTCCTGGGCGAATCGATCGGCCTCGTGCCGGGGATCCACGAGACGTTCGTCGAGGCCGACCGCGCGCTGCGCGCCGGCGTCGAGCGCACGGTGCGCTCCGCCGTGCGCGCGGGCGAGATGCCGCGCGAGACCGACGCAAGAGCGTTCGCAGTGTTCATCGTGGGGTTGCTGCGCGGGGTCGTCTTGCAGTGGCTGCTCGCGCCGTCGGGCTTCGACCTGCGGGCCGTGCGGGCGGAGATCCGGCGCACGCTCGCGCGGGCGTTCGCGCGCCCGAACGGAGAACGCCATGGGTGA
- a CDS encoding NADPH:quinone oxidoreductase family protein — translation MRLVQAQKLDSVDDYRLIDAPVPAPASSQVLIQVHACGMGYVDALVALGRYQVKPPLPFTPGQEIGGVIEAVGEGVSQPKVGERVMASLFGGGLAEYVTVPAPAVQVIPDAMTYAQAAGFRVNYLTALHGLEDRAALQPGERLLVLGAAGGVGTAAIQIGRLLGAEVIAAASTPEKRAFALAQGAQRVLDTQPDGWRERLKQACEGGGPDVVFDPVCGPLFELAFRSQSWRGRHLVVGFVGGPIPKLPANLPLMKGASLVGVDVRQFLLFEAERGQSHLRRLLAWVAEGRLTPPVGRRFPLTEFAQAMQFATSGAGSGKTVIELA, via the coding sequence ATGAGACTGGTCCAAGCGCAGAAGCTCGACTCCGTCGACGACTACCGGCTGATCGACGCGCCCGTGCCTGCGCCCGCGTCCAGTCAAGTGCTGATCCAGGTCCACGCCTGCGGCATGGGATACGTCGACGCCCTCGTCGCCCTGGGGCGATATCAGGTGAAGCCGCCGCTGCCCTTCACGCCGGGCCAGGAGATCGGCGGAGTCATCGAGGCGGTCGGCGAGGGCGTCTCTCAGCCGAAGGTCGGCGAGCGCGTGATGGCCTCGTTGTTCGGCGGAGGCCTTGCCGAGTATGTCACGGTCCCCGCGCCCGCGGTCCAAGTGATTCCCGATGCCATGACCTACGCCCAGGCTGCGGGATTTCGCGTCAACTATCTCACGGCGCTGCATGGCCTCGAGGACCGCGCCGCCCTGCAGCCTGGGGAGCGTCTCTTGGTGCTGGGCGCGGCGGGCGGGGTGGGGACGGCCGCGATACAGATCGGGCGCCTGCTCGGGGCCGAAGTGATCGCCGCGGCATCGACGCCCGAGAAGCGCGCGTTCGCGCTCGCGCAGGGTGCGCAGCGCGTGCTCGACACCCAACCGGACGGCTGGCGTGAGCGCCTGAAGCAGGCCTGCGAAGGCGGCGGCCCGGACGTGGTGTTCGATCCGGTGTGCGGCCCGCTGTTCGAGCTCGCCTTCCGCTCGCAGTCGTGGCGGGGCCGCCATCTCGTGGTCGGCTTCGTCGGCGGGCCGATCCCGAAGCTCCCCGCCAACCTCCCGTTGATGAAGGGCGCGTCGCTCGTCGGGGTGGACGTGCGCCAGTTTCTGCTGTTCGAGGCGGAGCGAGGCCAGAGCCACCTCCGGCGGCTGCTCGCCTGGGTGGCAGAAGGGCGACTCACTCCACCGGTCGGCCGTCGCTTTCCACTCACGGAGTTCGCGCAGGCCATGCAGTTCGCGACCTCGGGGGCCGGGTCGGGAAAGACCGTCATCGAGCTGGCGTAG
- a CDS encoding glutathione S-transferase family protein, translating to MLKIYHMPNSRSTRVIVAAEEIGVPYQIDLRRRSELKKPDLLAINPLGGAPVIEDGEVKMMESMAIVQYLIDRYDTQGRLAAPTTDPARAKYLQWLHFAEASLAPPVVAYLWSSGRWSTTPLDEKARQAARVRLDIAVGFVDDSLEGSPCMAGERFTAADIGIYWALHIARMLEAIDFGEMKNVSRYLARLDERPSIQKAMTIPPDYVREPPGSAQTPARVKRFP from the coding sequence ATGCTGAAGATCTATCACATGCCCAACAGCCGCTCGACGCGGGTGATCGTGGCCGCGGAAGAGATCGGCGTTCCGTACCAGATCGACTTGCGCAGGCGCTCGGAGCTGAAGAAGCCGGACCTGCTCGCGATCAACCCGCTCGGCGGGGCGCCCGTGATCGAAGACGGGGAAGTGAAGATGATGGAGTCGATGGCGATCGTTCAGTACTTGATCGATCGTTACGACACCCAGGGCCGACTGGCCGCGCCGACCACGGATCCGGCCCGAGCGAAGTATCTCCAGTGGCTGCACTTCGCAGAGGCGAGCCTCGCGCCTCCGGTGGTCGCGTATCTCTGGTCGTCGGGCCGGTGGAGCACCACGCCGCTCGACGAGAAGGCACGGCAGGCGGCGCGGGTCCGGCTCGACATCGCGGTCGGCTTCGTCGACGACTCACTCGAGGGCTCGCCCTGCATGGCGGGTGAACGGTTCACCGCCGCGGACATCGGAATCTACTGGGCGCTGCACATCGCGCGCATGCTCGAGGCGATCGACTTCGGCGAGATGAAGAACGTCTCCCGGTATCTCGCGCGCCTCGACGAGCGGCCGTCGATCCAGAAAGCGATGACGATCCCGCCCGACTACGTGCGCGAGCCGCCGGGCTCGGCGCAGACGCCGGCGCGGGTGAAGCGCTTCCCTTAG
- a CDS encoding glycosyltransferase family 39 protein, which yields MYARALPGPFVFDDLTAIVDNQTIRALTPLGRVLQQPVDLTTSGRPVVALSLALNYAAGGLDPRGYRLVNMALHLIAALLLYGVVRRTLESPRCAARFGAHARGIASAVALMFALHPLASEVVCYVSARTESLMAVFYLATLWCAIRAHDSARPWAWVTGAVASCALGMGCKEVMVTAPLVVALHDAVFWGRALGLARRVRIATGSGLALTWGVLLFLVAQAPRAESAGFEHWVTPAIYLANQCLLVPHYLRLVFVPWPLVFDYGTPDPIGLRDVPQGFGLLIALLALSLYALRRWPAAGFVGIACFALLAPSSSIVPIASEVGAERRMYLALAALLALAVTAMAALFARGGTTRWALALVGLAALALGAVSFLRAGDYRSAIDLWRADVAARPHNRRAHYNLAAAYRAAGLTREAEVEKRTALESEIDYYQSLLPLQPDPVTARVDLGALNELAGHRPRARELYLDALSRSPDDAYALRRMALFLLREEPDPASLAEARSYAERAVSATGRRDAAALEALANVQFASQERAAAIASLEEALQTDPRQQPPRVFERIRERLTRERSPDDSRLIHP from the coding sequence GTGTACGCGCGTGCGCTGCCTGGGCCGTTCGTGTTCGACGACCTGACCGCGATCGTCGACAACCAGACGATCCGGGCGCTGACACCGCTCGGACGGGTGCTCCAGCAGCCGGTCGATCTCACCACCTCCGGGCGGCCGGTCGTTGCGCTGTCTCTCGCGCTCAACTACGCGGCGGGCGGGCTCGACCCGCGCGGATATCGGCTGGTGAACATGGCGCTGCACCTGATTGCCGCGCTCCTCCTGTACGGCGTCGTCCGACGCACGCTCGAGTCACCGCGCTGCGCCGCGCGCTTCGGCGCGCATGCGCGCGGCATCGCATCTGCGGTGGCGCTGATGTTCGCGCTGCACCCGCTCGCGAGCGAGGTGGTGTGCTACGTGAGCGCGCGCACCGAGTCGCTGATGGCGGTGTTCTATCTCGCGACGCTGTGGTGCGCGATCCGGGCGCACGACTCGGCGCGGCCGTGGGCGTGGGTGACCGGCGCGGTGGCGAGCTGTGCGCTCGGAATGGGCTGCAAAGAGGTGATGGTGACCGCTCCGCTGGTCGTTGCCCTCCACGACGCGGTGTTCTGGGGCCGGGCGCTGGGCCTGGCACGGCGGGTTCGGATCGCGACGGGGTCGGGGCTCGCGCTGACCTGGGGCGTCCTTTTGTTTCTGGTCGCGCAGGCGCCGCGCGCGGAGTCGGCGGGCTTCGAACACTGGGTCACTCCGGCCATCTATCTCGCGAATCAGTGCCTGTTGGTGCCGCACTATCTCCGACTGGTGTTCGTGCCCTGGCCGCTGGTCTTCGACTATGGCACCCCGGACCCGATCGGGCTTCGCGACGTCCCGCAGGGCTTCGGGCTGCTGATCGCGCTCCTGGCGCTGTCGCTGTACGCGCTGCGGCGCTGGCCCGCGGCGGGGTTCGTCGGGATCGCCTGCTTCGCGCTGCTCGCGCCGTCTTCGAGCATCGTGCCGATCGCGTCCGAGGTGGGCGCCGAGCGTCGCATGTACCTTGCGCTTGCCGCCCTTCTGGCACTGGCAGTGACTGCGATGGCCGCGCTCTTCGCTCGCGGGGGCACGACGCGCTGGGCGCTCGCGCTGGTCGGGCTGGCAGCGCTCGCGCTCGGAGCCGTTTCGTTCCTGCGTGCAGGGGACTACCGGAGCGCGATCGATCTCTGGCGGGCCGACGTTGCCGCGCGCCCGCACAATCGCCGGGCACACTACAACCTCGCAGCGGCGTATCGCGCCGCGGGCCTCACGCGCGAAGCCGAGGTCGAGAAGCGGACGGCGCTCGAGAGCGAGATCGACTACTACCAGAGCTTGCTCCCGCTCCAGCCCGATCCAGTGACTGCGCGCGTCGACCTGGGCGCATTGAACGAGCTCGCGGGCCATCGTCCTCGGGCCCGTGAGCTCTACCTCGATGCGCTCAGCCGCTCACCCGACGACGCCTACGCGCTCCGGCGCATGGCGCTCTTCCTGCTGCGCGAAGAGCCCGATCCCGCCAGCCTCGCCGAGGCCCGGAGCTACGCCGAGCGCGCGGTGAGTGCCACCGGCCGCCGCGACGCGGCCGCGCTCGAGGCACTCGCAAACGTACAGTTTGCGAGTCAGGAGCGTGCCGCGGCGATCGCCAGCCTCGAAGAGGCGCTGCAAACGGATCCTCGCCAGCAGCCGCCGCGAGTCTTCGAGCGAATCCGCGAGAGACTCACGCGTGAGCGGAGCCCGGACGATTCCCGGCTCATCCATCCTTGA
- a CDS encoding aspartate ammonia-lyase yields MITKRATALALLLLCAPLGLARAQTTATSTRTEKDLLGEKQVPSDAYYGVQTARALENFQISGVLMNHYPEFVDAWAIVKLAAARANTAVGAMKPERLAAIEKAYAAVRAGKYRDQFLVDWYQGGAGTSTNMNANEVLANVALELTGHKKGEYQFVEPHDDLNMSQSTNDSYPTAIKVAVIMRNDALIAELQKLAASFRKKGNEYLEVTKMGRTELQDAVPMTVGQEFHAFAASLESEIQLLKDAERYLYPVNMGATAIGTGINVPKGYPEKCAAELAKLTRKKIVLADDLIAATWEQQGFVVYSSALKSVAIKLSKIASDLILLASGPRAGLAELDLPAMQPGSSIMPGKVNPVIPELVNVIAFRVMGNDAGVSIAAHAGQLQLNAYEPLAGLSMMESQELLRNGSAALRTKCVDGITVNEKVLEHYMETTVGIVTALNPVIGYEKATELANEAYRTNKGLLEIIREKKVLTEAQIKDLLDPAKLTNLDRSKYKK; encoded by the coding sequence ATGATCACGAAGCGCGCTACGGCGCTGGCGCTACTGCTGCTATGCGCGCCATTGGGTCTGGCCCGCGCGCAGACCACGGCGACCTCCACACGCACCGAGAAGGACTTGCTGGGCGAGAAGCAGGTGCCGAGCGACGCCTACTACGGAGTCCAGACGGCCCGCGCGCTGGAGAACTTCCAGATTTCCGGTGTGCTCATGAATCACTACCCCGAGTTCGTCGATGCCTGGGCGATCGTGAAGCTGGCGGCGGCTCGGGCCAACACTGCGGTCGGCGCGATGAAGCCCGAGAGACTCGCCGCGATCGAGAAGGCCTACGCGGCGGTGCGCGCCGGGAAGTACCGCGACCAGTTTCTCGTCGACTGGTATCAAGGCGGAGCGGGCACCTCGACCAACATGAACGCCAACGAGGTGCTCGCGAACGTCGCGCTCGAGCTCACCGGCCACAAGAAGGGCGAGTACCAGTTCGTCGAGCCTCACGACGACCTGAACATGTCGCAGTCGACGAATGACTCGTATCCGACGGCGATCAAGGTGGCCGTGATCATGCGCAACGACGCGCTGATCGCGGAGCTCCAGAAGCTGGCCGCCTCGTTCCGCAAGAAGGGAAACGAGTATCTCGAGGTCACGAAGATGGGGCGCACGGAGCTGCAGGACGCGGTGCCGATGACCGTCGGCCAGGAGTTCCATGCCTTCGCGGCGTCGCTCGAGAGCGAGATCCAGCTGCTCAAGGACGCGGAGAGGTACCTGTACCCCGTCAACATGGGCGCCACCGCGATCGGCACCGGCATCAACGTTCCCAAGGGCTATCCCGAGAAGTGCGCCGCCGAGCTGGCCAAGCTGACCAGGAAGAAGATCGTGCTCGCGGACGACCTGATCGCGGCGACCTGGGAGCAGCAGGGCTTCGTGGTCTACTCCTCGGCGCTGAAGAGCGTGGCGATCAAGCTCTCCAAGATCGCCAGTGACTTGATCCTGCTGGCCTCGGGGCCGCGCGCAGGGCTCGCGGAGCTCGATCTGCCGGCGATGCAGCCGGGCTCGTCGATCATGCCGGGCAAGGTGAACCCCGTGATTCCCGAGCTCGTCAACGTGATCGCGTTTCGCGTGATGGGCAACGACGCGGGCGTGAGCATCGCAGCTCACGCGGGCCAGCTTCAGCTCAATGCGTACGAGCCGCTGGCAGGGCTCTCGATGATGGAGTCACAGGAGCTGCTCAGGAACGGCTCCGCCGCCTTGCGGACGAAGTGCGTCGATGGAATCACCGTCAACGAGAAGGTCCTCGAGCACTACATGGAGACGACCGTCGGCATCGTCACCGCGCTGAATCCGGTGATCGGCTACGAGAAAGCCACCGAGCTCGCGAACGAGGCCTACCGCACCAACAAGGGTCTGTTGGAGATCATTCGCGAGAAGAAGGTGCTGACGGAGGCGCAGATCAAGGACCTGCTCGATCCGGCGAAGCTCACCAACTTGGATAGGAGCAAGTACAAGAAATGA
- a CDS encoding class I SAM-dependent methyltransferase, with protein sequence MAEVKVTFDAAADYERFMGAWSRAIGQTFLAWLDAPRAARWLDVGCGSGAFSELIVRRAAPASLTGIDPSPEQIAYAREHLPGPVFEVADALSLPFGEGSFDVVASALVLHFLADRRRALAEMKRVLRPGGLVGAYTWKRTAGEDFAPYAPVMAGVRSIGAEPLTSPLVPEGSAAGMRESLAAAGLREIDATEIEVTRTFASFDEYWQVQTIPFSPPGRTIAKLDPAQRARLQDVMRQRMTAGSDGQITHAATAVAGKGRR encoded by the coding sequence GTGGCAGAAGTCAAAGTCACATTCGACGCCGCCGCGGACTACGAGCGCTTCATGGGCGCCTGGAGCCGCGCGATCGGCCAGACGTTCCTCGCCTGGCTCGACGCGCCCCGCGCCGCGCGCTGGCTCGACGTCGGCTGCGGCAGCGGCGCGTTCAGTGAGCTGATCGTGCGCCGCGCGGCGCCCGCCTCACTCACCGGCATCGATCCGTCTCCCGAGCAGATCGCCTACGCGCGCGAGCACCTGCCCGGGCCCGTGTTCGAGGTCGCCGACGCGCTGTCCCTGCCCTTCGGCGAAGGCTCGTTCGACGTCGTCGCGTCGGCACTCGTGCTGCACTTCCTCGCCGATCGCCGGCGAGCCCTCGCCGAGATGAAACGGGTGCTGCGCCCGGGCGGGCTCGTCGGCGCCTACACCTGGAAACGCACAGCGGGCGAAGACTTCGCGCCCTACGCGCCGGTCATGGCCGGGGTGAGAAGCATCGGCGCCGAGCCGTTGACCTCGCCGCTCGTGCCCGAAGGGAGCGCCGCCGGCATGCGCGAGTCACTTGCCGCGGCGGGCTTGCGCGAGATCGACGCGACCGAGATCGAAGTCACACGCACGTTCGCCAGCTTCGACGAGTACTGGCAGGTTCAGACCATCCCGTTCTCGCCGCCCGGGCGCACGATCGCGAAGCTCGACCCGGCGCAACGCGCGAGGCTGCAGGACGTGATGCGCCAGCGCATGACCGCAGGGTCCGACGGCCAGATCACGCACGCGGCGACCGCCGTTGCGGGGAAGGGGCGGCGCTAG